CGCCGCGCATCGTCTACGTCTCCTGCGATCCGAACACCCTGGCGCGCGATCTCGACTGGTTCGCGGGCCGCGGCTGGAGGACCGACCGCGTCGATCCCTTCGACATGCTGCCGCAGACCGACCACGTCGAATGCGTCGCGCTGCTGACGCGAACCGCGGCGTGACCGGCGACGCCAGAGGCCGGCGACCACTGAGCGATCACCTGGGCACGTCGCGCGTCAGGTCGGTGGCAGCACCACCGCGTCGTAGCGCTGGAACTCCATCGTCGTGCGCCGGCTGGTGATGCGCCAGCCCTCCGCCTGGCGCGCCAACTCGTCGAGGTAGCGGACGCCGACGATGAAGTCCTCGGCGTCGTCCTCGGTCTCCAGGCGGTGGTAGACGAGCGCGTAGGTCTCGCAGGAGGCGCGATCGCCCCGCACCTCGATCAGCGGATTGGTGAGGAAGTGCATGGTGGTGCGGTAGCGCGGCATGCGCTCGCGCAGCGCCGCCAGCACGACGTCGATGCCGCCGCTGCCGAGCGAGCCCTCGTACGCCGCGTCGGCGGCGAAGCACGACGCCACCTGCGCGAGATCGCGCCGATCGACGCCGCGCGCATAGCGCATGATCAGATCGTGGATCGCCGCCCGATCGATGAGCGCCCGCACCGCCTCCATGCCGTCGCTCTGCCAGCCGGGCAGGCGCTGCGTCAACTCTCCGCGCGGGCGGTGGCCGCGGCCGGCCGCGCGTCGTCTCCTCCGCGTTCTCCGTGGCCGTGGCGTTGCCGACGCCGTGGTCACCGCCGGCTCGTCGAGTGGCCGCCCCCGCTTGACTAGGTGGCCGCGCGCACGGAAGCTCACCGCCATGCGCTGTCGGGCCTGCGGCACGACGCTGCTTCCGGGGAAGTCCTTCTGCCACGCCTGCGGGGCGCGCGCGACGCAGGCGTGCGCCAACTGCGGCGCCGAGGTCGAGGCCGGCTTCCGGTTCTGTCCCGACTGCGGCCAACCGCTCGCCGCCGAGGGGCCGGCGGCGTCGGCGCCGGAACCGCCGGAGCCGCCGAGCAGCGTGCCCGAGTCGCTGGCGCAGAAGATCCGCGACGCGCAGGGCATTCCCGGCGAGCGCAAGCAGGTGACGGTGCTGTTCTGCGACCTCGCCGGCTCGACCGCCGTCGCCAGTGGCCTCGATCCCGAGGTCTACCGCGAGGTGCTCGAACAGTACGTCGCCCTCGCCATGCACGAGATCTACCGTCTCGAGGGCATCGTCACGCAGCTCTCGGGCGACGGCTTCATGGCCCTCTTCGGCGCCCCGGTGGCGCACGAGGACGCCCCTCAGCGCGCGGTCCTGGCGGCCCTCGCGATCCGCGACGCGCTGGCCCACTTCAACGAGCAGTTGCAGCGCGAGCGCGGCGTCGCGCTGCCGGCGCGCATCGGTCTGAACACCGGTCCGGTGGTCGTCGGCACGGTCGGCAACGACCTCAAGATGGACTACACGGCGATCGGCGATACCACCAATCTCGCCGCCCGTCTCGAGCAGTTGGCGCGCCCGGGCACCATCCTCATCAGCGAGGCGACGGCGCGCCTGGTGCGCGGCTTCGCGCGCCTGCGCCCGGTGGGGCGCCTCGAGGTGAAGGGCAAGCGCGAGCCGGTCCCCGCCTTCGAGGTGCTGGAGGCGCGCGAGCTGGCGAGCCCGATGTCGGTCGCCGCCGAGCGCGGCCTGACGCCCCTGGTCGGACGCGACGAGGAGCTGGCCCAGGTCGCGAGCTGCTTCCGCCGCCTCGGCGGGCACTACACCCAACTCGTCAGCTTGGTGGGCGCCGCCGGCAGCGGCAAGTCGCGCCTGATCTACGAGCTCAAGCAGCGGCTGCTCGAGGAGGACGAGGCGGTCACCTTCCTCGAGGCGCGCTGCGCGGCGCTGAGCCAGTCGATCCCGCTGGCGCCGTTCGTCGCCATGCTGCGCCAGTACTTCGACCTCTCGCCGAGCGACGACGAGGCGACCGCGTGCGGCAAGGTGGAGCGCCGGCTCGGCAAGGCGATGGCGCAGATCGACGACGCCTACCCGCTGCTCTGTCGCGTCCTCTCCGTGCCGGCGCCGGTGCCGGCCGAGCTGCCGCTCGAGCGGCTGAAGCGCGAGACCTTCGAGGCGATCGCCCGGTTGGTGCAGAGCGAGAGCCGGCGCGGGCCGGTGATCCTGATCCTCGAGGACCTGCACTGGATCGA
Above is a genomic segment from bacterium containing:
- a CDS encoding nuclear transport factor 2 family protein: MTQRLPGWQSDGMEAVRALIDRAAIHDLIMRYARGVDRRDLAQVASCFAADAAYEGSLGSGGIDVVLAALRERMPRYRTTMHFLTNPLIEVRGDRASCETYALVYHRLETEDDAEDFIVGVRYLDELARQAEGWRITSRRTTMEFQRYDAVVLPPT